Genomic DNA from Penaeus chinensis breed Huanghai No. 1 chromosome 21, ASM1920278v2, whole genome shotgun sequence:
AAAGGTAAACTGCAAGAGGTTCAGGCTCACATATGACTCTGAAACTTTGGTTTTCTTATTGAGTCGGCTCAATATTCAGGTACAGCTAAACTGTAACTACAGCTTTTATGTATGAAGGTGTAAGAAACTGTATGCAACACAACTTTTCATCAGGAAACGATTGTCCAATCCACTTCTTTAACTGTAGACTAGTTTACTTTCAATCTAATAATAAACCTACACAGTAAATtggtgagaggaagaaagtgataaaaaataaaaataaataaaaatcagatactgaaacaaataataaacttAAATCTAACTATGGCAGTGATCCTGACTAAAAGACTGGTAGAATGAACACTAGGCAGCATCAAACAACCTTTAACATTAAATTCCTATGAAACTCAGCTAATCATCTCATCAGCCAAGTCATTTCATATAAAGCATCAGATAGTCAAGAACGCCCATCAAACTTACATGTTTGtagtaagagaggaaagaaaaaaaggaagtaaaactGATGCTGTCAAACAAGTTAAATAAtcttaaatacaaaataaaataaatagattattCACAAAACATTTTGCCACTATAATGTGCACCACTGTTTTCTATTGCAGATTTAATCTAAGCCTAATGGAATATGGAACACTAAATCTGActgattttttcctcttccatgtGCAACTGCTGTAATACGAAGTAATACATGGTGAAAAATAATGTGATCTCCTTTTTTGTTGGCCTTTATGTGACACAGACACATTCTATAATAATCCAATTTTTTTAAACTTCAGTATCAATGTCATAcaggttatatatttatatatatatatatatatatatatatatatatatatatatatattcataacattttAACTGGCTACtgcaaaagaaaatcaaatgttCATATATGATTTGTTATGTATAGGGATGTTTCACGAATAATCTCTGCACATAAAATAACATGGAGAACAATGTCACTGGTAagatcagcatttttttttttttttagataatagcATTCTGTGAAAAAAATAGCTCAAAAGTCATGAAACAAGGTACATATTGCTTAAAATTTGCATGAACTATAGCTTtaggataataaagaaaattggagagagagagagagagagagagagagagagagagagagagagagagagagagagagagagagagagagagagagagagagagagagagagagaatagagagagagagagagagagagagaagaatactcTTTCAGGGCAGGTTATTTCCTCCATATTTCTGAACTGAACTGGCACTGACCTCAACTTCACTATGAGGAACAAATCCTGACCTTGAAATAAGAACTGCTGTGATGAGTACTCAAAACACCGGGTTATAGAAATCAAAATTTCTCTTATAAAATATGGAATTCTCGGAAGAAAGAGATACAACAGTAACACTCATGACTTAGCAAAACACTGAAtccaattatgataaatatattgttttagGTAATTGGAAATGCATTATTTTACCTTGATTTTtggattattttatattttgtttcatgtAGCATTCCTGGATAATGTAGTTGCAGTTACTTCTTAATTTTAGGATTAGTTTTGAAGGTACATTCAGTGCATAAAACAGAAAATTGAAATTTACATTGAATTTATAGCATAAGTGTACAacaagaattaagagagagaaaaaaagaaatatacagaaaaatataaatgcatgaaaATAAGATTGCCATATGGATTTGACCACACAATCTCTAATAATACCTTCAGATGAaagacattaatggtaataataatgccacCTAATATTTGTAACTCAATTAAAAGTCTTTCAAAATTACAATGCACTGCAAAGTTTCAAAAACTAAAGAAAACCGGGCATTACATAAAACACTGTAATATTAAATACAAGTATCAAATATATGAAGAAATCACTCAGCATAATCTGAAATGAGaactaataaagagaaaaagtgaggcaTCTGAATTATACTTAGTAATTCATAAAATTGAATCtttacatttatgtacatttgAAACATAGACATCAGGTATCAAGCATTCAGAATTAAATGAAATAATCCTtttcaaacaaagaaagagacatggaaaattcaagataaatagattaagtcTTAGCATTTGAAGCTAATgggaaggacagagacagagagggagaaacagaaaatggGGAGATGGGAGGTAGTTAAGAGCAGGAAGTAcagtgaggaaaaggaagagagaaaacacacacacacacacacacacacacacacacacacacacacacacacacacacacacacacacacaatatgcatacacttgcatgcacacaaacttttatatgaatattaacaaACCAAagagtatatcaatatataaaggaagaaaaaatgtttgATTAAAATTCAATTGCAAGACCTATAAAATGATAAGATGTTGAGAGCCTGGATGTTCCCAAGAGTGAAGATGATACAGTGTAGACAGGGAAATTGTGCTTCATACTTTGCTTGAACGTGTCATGTGGGCATTGTAGTTATCACATGAAAGGGCTTCTCTAACTACAATACAAAGTTAAGAGAATTTTCGAAACAGAGATCCAATAGGAATATATAAAATTCAACAATTTGCACAGTTCTCAAGACGCAGCAATTGCAGCGTCACTAGAGTGAGTATTACTGGTTGTGGCGGCGGCGCCTGGCCTGCCTTGCCCGTCCCTCCACATTTGAAAGACTCATCACTGAATGCAACTTCACAAAAAACACATAATCTCACTGTTATGGAGATAAATATTTCAGGTCactaattcatatacatacatacatatatccacacacatatatatgtatatatgtatatatgtatatatgtatatatgtatatatgtatatatgtatatatgtatatatgtaatatatatatatatatatatatatatatatatatatatatatatatacacacacacacacacacacacacacaaacaactgtaTCTCCAATTTTCAGTTCCTACTAGCACACACTTTCAAGCTCACGGCTGCGTCGGCGACGTGCTTGTTTTCTTCTGTATTCATTAAATTCCTGCTTCATGGCAGCAACCCGTGCCTCCATTGACTCATGGCGCCGCCGCCCACCTGACCCGTAGATCTCAGAGTCGCTGAGGCCACGCTCGCCTGATGGAATACGGGTCCTTGACCACTCTGCTGCGGCATCCTCCCCAGGTGTTGGACTAAGCACCGTATCAAACTCATAATGGTCATCCACACTAACATCTAGTGGCTGCTGTGGAGAAACAGGTATGGTAATTGGTGGAGGGCGTGGAGAAACTCGGACTGAGGTGCCTGAGTCTACACTGGCATCTAACCCGGAAGACCCTAATCTCTGTCGTCTTCCTATCATACCTGTTTTTATGCTTGACAGTCGAGGTCCTATTATAGCAGGCATTCGGAACTGAGGCAAGACCTGTCGTGCAGCCCACTCCTCATATGGTGGTGGTTGTCGTGGTCGAACCAGTGGTGCAGGACGACTTCGAGGAGCTGCCAAGAGCCATGAAGGTGGGGCTTGTGGTGATATATCGGTAGCTTCTGCTGTCTCGGTGACCTCTGAAGCCTCTAGACGAGATGAATCAAGCCCTAATGCTGACAATGACTGTCCTGACTGTGATGAGCTTTGCTGCTGGGATGTATTTTTACTACCAAATCCACTAGATGAGTCTGGAGACTGCTCCTGAGACTGTTCATGTGACTGTTCATGGCTTTCAGGGGCAATGCCTAAAGGCCTGCTAGAACGACGGCCAGAGGTATGTCTAATTTCAGAACGTCCTGCAGAACTTAGCTCTGGGGCACTATTGGTGCGTGGTGCAGGTCCGAAGAGGCCACTACGTACCCGCCCAATGGTCTCCTGCAACCGTTCACGGGTGTATGTTACCGGCTGATCACTACTGGAGTCACTATCTCGTGTCCTGCCCACTGCTCTGGGCAAGGGGTCAGGTACTCTGGTCTTTGTactggtagggggtgggggaggcagcgGTCGTGGCCTGGGTAACCCCTGGGCCCGATGCCGGCCCTGAATTGCACGCGGGCGGGGGGGCGAGCTTGTGGCCAGCGGCTTTTGATTCTCCGAGGAGGAAGGTTTGAGCAAATAGGGGGGGTCCCGCCCCGGTATTCGTTGATAAGCGTCGCGTCTCGGAGGAAGGTTTACATAGTGGCGTGGTATGTCTGGTATGCGTGGAGGCTGGATATGACCTAGTGCCTCCCGCACCACTTGGCCAGCTCTTACCAGAGGAGGTGAGTGCACATGCTGGCCAGACTCCAACACTGTCAGCTCTGGTCGGCCAGGTGGATGTGTAGGATGACTCACTGGGCGGGTTGTGGGCCACACTCGAGTGGGACGTCGAGGAGTGGTCCAGGCTGGAGTATGTGGTGGTGCTGCCCAAGCCTGTAGCTGTGGGTGAAGGTGTGATGGAGGGGAGTGAACTTGTGCTCCCACTAGAAGTCGTCCCGAGTGTAACTGGGAGGTAGAAAGAGGTGGCATCTGTCGGGCATAGCGCTGGTGAAGTACCCGAAGAGCATCTTCCTCATTGGGAGGAGAAATGGCAGATGAAACACCATGTGCAGATGGTGTTCCTTGTGCTGAatcagggaaagaggaaagaacagtTGAAGGAAACGATCGTTCCACACTTGATGGTTGTTGCACACTGCTCACCTCACTGAATGAAACTAACTGTGCTAACTGGTTCCACTCTGAGCTTAGTGGACCTGGGGAAGATGCTCTGAAACGTCTTGATCGTGGAGACCACAGAGTGTCTCCTGGACTCTCTGGAATGACATGTTTACCAAATTCTGGTGATGCAAGAGATACAGAGGTTGTTGGTGCTTCCAATCTTCCACTAGACCGAAATGCTTGAGTGCTTACTACACGTGGTTCCTCGTGTGTACTGGCGCCAGAACCATCAGATCGAAGACTAAGACGCGGAGGAAGGGGCTGACGGTGGTGAAGACGACTAGCTGTTCCTGCACGCACATGATAAACACCACTTTCCACACCCACATCTCCAACCCACCTGGGGCCAGGTTGATCTTGTTCTTCACTTGTCTGTTTTCCTGATACACTACGTACTGGTCGCCTTGGAGAGGTAAACCCTCCCTCTTCACTGTCCTGGTCTAATACAAAGCGTCCGTCAGTGGTACGGGATATCTTACTGAGTGGCTGAGTGTACTCAAGCTTTACACTGTAGTACACATCTCGAGGGAATGGTCTTCCCCGATGCACACCATAGTCTCTGTAATCATCACCTGAGGAACCTGCTGCTGTGTCTTGCCCCCCACTACTGATGTCTTGAGGTGCAGGACTGGAGTCTAGAGGCCTGCTGTCCGTGGAGTCTAGTAAGCGGCCCCCAAGCAGCACACCTGCCACCCAAGCCCACTCCCACCTTAAACATGGTATTCCGCACCGTAGTaacctgtatatataaaaataaaataatatgttaTTTCCTGCACAAATGCTTACCATACTCTGCAGCAATTATATCTAATCAACTGGGAATACTTGGAAATACTGAGGATTAAATGTAGATAAAATATCTTATTCACACATTAGCTATCTTTAATAACTAGTAATATAGTACTggaaatgaaatatgtatatataatataatacattcaatatataacaaaaagttgAGTACCACATCTTTATCAAAAGGAAgttaaaatgaaaagagagagagagagagaaaaaccaaaCAAGAATGGAggcacaaaaacaagaataaattgataaaacttTACATCACTTATTCCCAGGTAAATCTTGTTTAAAAAAGGAGAATCAAAACCTTGCCGCATGCCCCCAAAAGATTGGACTGAGCTTCATGCAACCTAAAACCCAATATCTCCGTTGAAGCAAAAACACGTGTAGAAGACAAAATTACAAGAAAAGCCATTCTATGCAAAATAACCTTAAATGGGTACTAGTACCAAGTTCTTTCTTTGCATATGGGTGTATGAATTGGATTATGATCACACACAGAATTATGCACAAAATTTGTTTTCTTTGGTATAATTCAATTCATGATAATCAGTCTGAATGATCATGAAAGCATATAAAATCTATAAAGTTATTAAGTATTATATGCAACAATTCCTTTGTTAcggtacagaaaaaaaataaatcaattatatatatatatatatatatatatatatatatatatatatatatatatacacatatatacatacacacacacacacacacacacacacacacacacaaaaaaaaaaaaaatcaattatatatatatatatatttatatatatatatatattaatatgtatgtatatatatgtgtgtgtatatatatatgtatgtatatatatatatgtatatatatatatatttatatattttgtgtgtgtgtgtgtgtgtgtgtgtgtgtgtgtgtgtgtgtgtgtgtgtgtgtgtgtgtgtgtgtgtgtgtgtgtgtgtgtgtgtgtgtgtgtatgtgtgtgtatgtgtgtgtatgtgtctatatatataaatatatatatatatatatatatatatatatatttatatatatacatatatgtatgtatgtatgtatgtatgcatatatatatatatatatatatatatatatatatataaatatatatgtatatatatgtatgtatatatatatatatatatatatgtatatatatatatatatatatatgtatatatatatatatatatatatatatatatatatatattatatatatgtatatatatacacacatatatatgtatatatatatacatatatatatatatatatatatatatatatatatatatatatttaaatatatgtacatataaagaccCAGAAGTGTAACAACAAATCATCTTTCATAGATAGAGGGTCACTGatgctttgcacacacacacacacacacacacacacacacacacacacacacacacacacacacacacacgtgtgtgtgtgcgcgtgtgtttgtgcatgtgcgcatttgcacatatatgtgtgtatccatatcaatacctatctaaatacatatataaaacaggtatatatatatatatatatatatatatatatattcacacacatacacacacacacacacacacacacatcaatacaaaACTAATAAATAGGTGGAGAGATCAATAAATGGAATATATGATACCAGCACATTGGAAGCTATGCAGCTGTTTGTATGAGAACAACTTTCTGGTTAAAGATATGGGCCATGTTCCTGAAAAATCTGGGATTTGCTTTATTTTCTCAGTCCTAGTAAATTAAAATTCCATGCAATATGGGATCAAAAAATCAtaagagcaataaaaaaaataaaaaaataaaattgaaaataaaaaaaataaaataaaaaaaagcaatgtGGTTGTGCACTTGGCCACAAAGTGAATTATTTACTTAAGTGAAGGGGGAacgaggtggtgatggtggtggtggtcaacTAGATCTGTTCTGTGGTAATCGCTTCACCTGGGAACTCCTTCCTCCTGCCCAGCCGATGTGTGGAAGCAGGGGGAAAAGGTAAAGGCAAAGTTATTGGTTAGTAATAGAATACCAAAACAccaaaagagagaatatatttcATTCAGCCAAGAACTAAAAAAAGCAGTTTAGAAAAAATACCCATAGAGGATTCTAAAAGAAGTTTTTAAACCTTCTGAGACTACTAGACAGTGGGAAGCCAATGTGATATAACATTAACTAAAACTCATTAGTTTTTCCTTAGGAAACATTATATTAACTTTCACCTGTTAATCAACATGAAAAGAAAACTTATTAAAGAACTGTAACAAAATGTAATATGGATGAAGAATTTTAAAGATAAAATGCTCACATTTATGTAAtgaaagtttatgtatatatatatatatatatatatatatatatatatatatatatatatgtgtgtgtgtgtgtgtatgtatatatatgtgtatgtatatatatatatatatatatatatatatatatatatatatatatatatacacacacacacacacacacacacaccactatcaTTTGAAAATACtgtttttgtgtcattttttgttccctctctttttcctgaaCTTTTCCCTCAACTACAGTATATGTAATACTGTAATTCTATAatcatacagaaaaagaaaactctttcacagaagaagaaagaaaattgaactCCTGTTACATagaaatgtgtgaatatacaaattcTCTTATCTTATTAGAAAATATGTGAATGAAATCATGAATTTGCTGCTCTCATTGCTAGGCCTGTATACCTTGCAAAAACTATGCTCATTGAAATAAGGAGTTTTCAAAAACAGATTGAGAGCACATAACATAAAACCTTGAATTACAACATAAATAGCATCAATGCCATGaaagatattccaatataaatgaaacagtatacatatacatctgcaagaacacatacatacttatacttccacacacataaacttagACACATACCTCAAAAATATgtatgcacccacccacccatatccAGACATATGCAGGTATTATGAATTGTGGTCTCATGAATGAAATGAAACAGGCAATCAGTCACATTTATGAAACATGATAAAGCAACTGAAACTAATGCAATTAAATGCTATCAAATTATTAGAAAAGTTCTAATCAATATGAAGTGGGCAAACAGGTATCCACTTGGGAATTCACATGAGTAAAAGGAAGTCTCAACCCCTTAAGGATGATATAACTTAATTTCTATTATGCCACAACTTGTATCTTTGAATAGTCTACTGTAAAATTCTATATCATTATGTCACATCTGAGAGTAAATGAAAATTCTATCTTCCCAgctaaaaagaggagagggagtgggatgcTTGAGGGCTATGGGAGTCTATGAAAACTATGAGACCAAAATACCtttcattttcaaatattttttcttttttgtatacttAAAAGGAAAACCACCTGATGTCTCATCAAATTACAGACCAGTATCCTCATGCAACTAATGTGCAATTCCTTCCACAAAGGTgcatcttttatctctttcaccTGAAACACATATCATATAGGTATAGGAAAGATACAAATTTACAATCATATACATCAACACAATACTTCCTCTTTTAAGCCATCTGTATATTATTTtgaatctccctctcccctgactGCTTAAATCCAAGAATATTTCTTCTTTCTAACCAGTTTGATGCTATTTTTAGTCCCATCTCAATTATCTGCACAAATTCCagattatttcctctttttaatctGTTGCACATTATTCTgagtcctctctgtctgtctgtctctctaaccaATATGTATAGAGTCTAATTATTCAAGATATCCACAGAACATAGGCATCCAtggatttaaatattaaaaatcaaTATATTAAAAATCCATATATTCAGATGACAATGAAATGGTCAATATTTGCTTAAACCTTAGAATAAAGAAAGCATCAAGCTAGAATGGTCACTTTATAAAATGTTAGATATACTCTGCCTTCTATCCATCATATGATCAGGGGGGTATTTCAAACTATAAATTTGACTATTGGTCATATATTAAGCAGAACTAGAATTCTCTAAAAAGAACTATCCTAACATATCAACACCTGAAAAGAACACTGACTATCAGCAGAATAACTGAATACTCTCCACTCGTGGTATGGGAGCACAGTATTCaggtaaaacaaatataaaactcaCCTAATGAATGAAAACTATTTCAGGCACTCCAAAATCAACCCTCTGTTTATAATGGACATTAAGCTCCCATCAGTGGTGACTCTCCACACTCCTTACCAACTGGTTACAAAGCAATTGGCTGCTTTTCTGCAGCCAATAGTATTGCTGTTTTGCCATTTTCtgaggtctatatttgtcatttttgcTGTATCAAAATTATCTCTCCAGGGACATTGTGTTACTTgcgttatttttataaatatttttgtattattcagaATCTTGTAACACACCTTACACCTCTGGTTATGGTGGATAGGAATAGGTTCCTATACTTGGACACAATGTCTTCTCTGGAGGCGGTATCTCCCAGGCATGGCTGATCAGTAGTAAACTTTTCCCTCACGGACCAGTGGAAATCTTGTAGGAGCCCATGACAAGCCCCTTCCTGATGGATCACTGAGTCCATTTCACTCCAAGCTATTTGTGCACTCATGACTAGACATCTCTCATCACCTGCTACTCGACAACAGGTATCTATGATAACATGTTCCTGCCATCTGCCCCTTAACCAAATTCTATATCCATCACCTGCCCCTCAGCCAAGACTATTATAGGATTCTCTTTTTAATAATCAGTTTTTACTACCCTTTTTAATGAGTAAAATACTTCCCATGCCAGGATATTATACTACATATGTTATACTGTctctaatactaataaaagataCAAGAATCTCATAGTTGTCCAGTATGCCATCCTCATTGAGACAAGTGTAGAAAAGGAATTAATGTGAATTCATATTTTAACAAtgcaatagatgtatttgaccgacaATGATCATATCTTTagtgaaatacatgtattcatacctATCAAGTATGCCATCATAGTCCACAATATACTGATTACCTGGTAATTAGTGCCATGCTGCAAGATTTAATGGGAACTATTAAACAAACTGATGTaacatttcctctcttccatatGAAATACAACCATGGAGGGATGACAGCCatacaaaatgatgatgacataCACCCAAGCACTCTGCctctcacaaacacacccacacacccacccacacccacaaacacacacacacacacacacacacacaaaacagtgtATTGATGGTATATAGTTTGCTTATAATATAAAGTATACTGTCATGAAACTACTTATCATTCCAAATAATGGTGAACTGTTTATCAAATAATATAATTTCACATTTACAATAAATGTGAGAATAGTTTTTCTTATACTTGTCCTTAATATCACAGGACCATTACTCCAGTTTATCTCTTCTAATTTGTTATTCTTACTGAGTGAACTCGCCTAATATCAGGAACATGAGACCAAGGACAGATCTAATGTGCATCAACACAGAGATGGTCAGGGCTGTTAAGGAACTCATGCTACTAAGACAGACCTTGAAAACATGCCCTATTACCTTCACCCTATTCAAAAGCTGGATGTAGATAGAATGACTTTTTCCTGTAGTCTAGCTGTGATGGTATTTGGAACATGAACCCACAACCACACCTACCAAAAAACTATTCCAAATGCAGGTTTCAAACAAGCATCAAAACAGGACCAAAGACAGAACCTATCTCATAAGTTGTAATGTGAAGAAGGGTTGGCTTATTTAACTCAGGCATTCCTTGAAGACATTTTAAAACATTATTATAGTATTTCTTTATCCACTTAATCCACCAACTGGGTACATATAGAACTGATTACAGTTTTGCATACCATTTACAATACTATCACATATGTACATAGCCAGGCCTACACCTTAAACCCAACCCAGTATTGGAAGAGTGGCTGAAGTTACATGTAGGTCTACCAACCAGAACCAGAACTATAGCAAGAGGGATACAGATGAAGCAAACCAGCAAAAGGGAGCTGTACCCAACAAAGACTATGCTCAGGATGTGAAAGGACACTATCTGGGCACCTGACTGAAATATCTTACTCTAAATGTGAGGCTTAGGTGAGACCTCCTCTTTAGCATTGGTCACGGCCTAGGTAGAGGAGCTGCACCGTGTCAGACCTCACACCAACCTGCGGcctaaaaaatatacatgttctTCATCTCATAATTACAGGATCTGAAATATGCAGAAATGCTTCGAGCCGACAAACAATCCTTCCTAAGGACAGTCTCATTTCTAGGATTTTGTGACTTATATTCAGAGTAATTGAAATGCAAGCTGTCTCAGTAAGTCAtataaaatactaaaaataaataattttgtttAACCCGActttaaaatatgatataaagaaataatacaaacAGATGATTCTTctgcaaaaagaaaagacagaaaaataaaatctgcTGGCTAGAAATTATGTCATACAGGCTTTCCCATTGTTACTCATATCTAACCACTTCTTGGTAATTAGTATAATTCAGTCATGCAGAAACATGTTAGTTTGGCTACCTACATAAAAGTAATATCTATAGATTTCAAGTACAAGAGTGGAAAAAGATAATCTCACTTTTTCAAAGGCACAGGACTGGACCCATGACCGCCATTTCTGGACTCGGTGACCCGACAGTCAACCATGTTATAGGCTGTGTCATAGAAAATATGTGATTGTAGTTCTGTTTGATCCATGAgcagcaggaaaaaaaataataaaaaatcaatattcCATTATTAACATGCCATTCTGACTTATCTTTTtatcagtttgcctttttatgatGAACCATGAGAGCAAAGGTATTCCACAAGTATATGTAAACAATAAGATTTTGGATTCAATGCTAAATGCTTAATTAGTGCTATTAATCCATGGAGTACGCAACTACAGTTTCAGATCCAAACAAGCGGTATGCAAGGAATTACACAAAAAACTTTCTTTCTTAATACGTTTAACAATAAACATTCAGGGTATCAcctgggagggagaaaaaaaagaaagaaaaaagaaagaaagaaagaaaaaagaagaaagaaagaaagagagaaagaaaggaaaaaaaaaaagaaaaagaaaaggagagtgcTTTGCAGACCCTCTGTTGCTAGCCTGAGCTGTGTCCCGCACTCCATGTTTAATGCTACAGTGAAACTGTCACTTCCTTGGCTACTGGAAACCAattaaatggaaataaataaatcataaatgttAGGTTGACCGTACCtttttcctgcttcctcctcttcctcttgttgcaGATCTTGACCGTGCAGACGGAAAGGATGATGGCAACAATGAAGAACAAAATTCCCCCGACTATGGCTGCAGTTATAGCCTGCAAGTGAAAGACAACTTATTCATCCAAAGGAAATCTACTCTGTAAAGAAAAGTGCTAAATAAAACGGATATGCAAAGAGATGTCAACCAGGAGAAACTTTTCAATAAAAGCAAATCAAGAGTTACAAATGTTTCTTCATATACATTAACACAATCCTATAAGCTGGTATTAGAATTCAAATAAAAGATTGCCAGTCTTTTCTAATCATCTGCATTCACATTAAAAAGGATGGTAAAAAgtacatgcacaaaaaaaaaaaaaaatatatatatacatacatacaaagacacacacacacacacacacacacacacacacacacacacatatatatatatatatatatatatatatttgtatatatatatatatatttgtatatatatatatatatatatatatatatatatatatatatatatat
This window encodes:
- the LOC125036756 gene encoding uncharacterized protein LOC125036756 isoform X3 gives rise to the protein MARREGHGPAPPPPPPPPPPPPPPPPPPNMGIATLLVLLGLLSSGVCLQNGDAEHITAILGESVILNCAVSHPKIPYIIHWKRQHHKIPIYIWYEGYDPHVEDTYKGRASRVSQDTTYGLASLNLTNVREDDQGWYECKVFYLDRTGSPDNGTWIHLDVHAPPRFTTTPDDVTYVNIGNSIILNCEAEGTPKPEIFWFRDDEPVVPSDSVGIFNDGTELRINKIRDQDIGDYVCVARNAEGRVHHEAKVVIAGGAVIVTPPQNQTRQEGEKVEFPCEAKALPGNVTVIWKREGVAIDKLSWLDIRAIVRKDGALVINPTSADDGGFFTCEVSNGIGTPQRATAYLNVEYPARVTYTPTVQYLPFRQQGIIKCFIKSNPPIQFVTWIKDKRLFDAEKENTVVKLNNGSLLITKVNQSHQGRYSCTPYNRHTTAGSSGDMEVIVRDPPVFSPRPQLQYHGQVGEEVTLVCGGQGSPTPEVTWKRRDNQNLPRDRTDIVGGNLTIRSLRKSDHAYYECMVSNEIATLVTATQLLVEGTTPHPPYNITSETDPFSVKLSWLPGYPGGKDWEQQYTIWYRALGFRTWSQIDVKPAGSTSITIHNLSPGHTYEFQVQGKNMLGDGMFSDVVTATTEALGGQPSDPPMDNHHVTPTPDKPVYDYSMIVFPTDSSGSTYIPTILNPTGLLPLGPKPDPPRNVTVRRVQDEYLISWIPPTDNSVPPAYYGIEYRTDGTWKKLNDDHIIGATSYTMKKLKSGKKYYFRVFANTLTSFAYSEETMFVVPVQNKEKAITAAIVGGILFFIVAIILSVCTVKICNKRKRRKQEKAYNMVDCRVTESRNGGHGSSPVPLKKLLRCGIPCLRWEWAWVAGVLLGGRLLDSTDSRPLDSSPAPQDISSGGQDTAAGSSGDDYRDYGVHRGRPFPRDVYYSVKLEYTQPLSKISRTTDGRFVLDQDSEEGGFTSPRRPVRSVSGKQTSEEQDQPGPRWVGDVGVESGVYHVRAGTASRLHHRQPLPPRLSLRSDGSGASTHEEPRVVSTQAFRSSGRLEAPTTSVSLASPEFGKHVIPESPGDTLWSPRSRRFRASSPGPLSSEWNQLAQLVSFSEVSSVQQPSSVERSFPSTVLSSFPDSAQGTPSAHGVSSAISPPNEEDALRVLHQRYARQMPPLSTSQLHSGRLLVGAQVHSPPSHLHPQLQAWAAPPHTPAWTTPRRPTRVWPTTRPVSHPTHPPGRPELTVLESGQHVHSPPLVRAGQVVREALGHIQPPRIPDIPRHYVNLPPRRDAYQRIPGRDPPYLLKPSSSENQKPLATSSPPRPRAIQGRHRAQGLPRPRPLPPPPPTSTKTRVPDPLPRAVGRTRDSDSSSDQPVTYTRERLQETIGRVRSGLFGPAPRTNSAPELSSAGRSEIRHTSGRRSSRPLGIAPESHEQSHEQSQEQSPDSSSGFGSKNTSQQQSSSQSGQSLSALGLDSSRLEASEVTETAEATDISPQAPPSWLLAAPRSRPAPLVRPRQPPPYEEWAARQVLPQFRMPAIIGPRLSSIKTGMIGRRQRLGSSGLDASVDSGTSVRVSPRPPPITIPVSPQQPLDVSVDDHYEFDTVLSPTPGEDAAAEWSRTRIPSGERGLSDSEIYGSGGRRRHESMEARVAAMKQEFNEYRRKQARRRRSRELESVC